The Canis aureus isolate CA01 chromosome X, VMU_Caureus_v.1.0, whole genome shotgun sequence region GGTTGCATCGCAAATCTTTGGAAACTGCTGGAAAGATTCTCAGGGCAGCTCCGCTGCAAGGGAGTCGCCCCCCAACCAGTTTGCGAGCCTGGCGGGTCAGCAGCGCCGCGCTGCTCAGCGctcgccccgcggccccgcggccccgcccgcagTGGCCGGGTCACGCGACCGGGCCTCGCGAGCCAGGAGGCCCCGCCCCTGGGGCGGGGCAGGCACGAGGCACGCAGGCGCACTAGCATTCCGGCCGCGGTGCTCCGGCTATTAGGGCCGGCCGCGGCCGCTTCGCGCAGAGGGCGACGGCGACGCGGGGCCCGCGGCCGGCCCATCGGTCGCCGCCTGTCACCATCGCCCCGGAGTGGCCTCGCCGGGGAAGAAATGCCGCCGGGCGGTTGGTGCCTGCTTTGCTTTGGCCTGGTCCTGTCCTCCGTCTGCGCCTCCACTGAGTCTGCGGCGCCCAGCAACTTGACCACAGGTATAACCCTGGCCCCGCGCTCAGATTGCGGGCTCTACCTTCTTCTGTGCCTGCAGTCGTCCTTAACTTCCCGTCTCTGTCCCACCTACTATTCCTTCTAacatccatccttcctttcctccctctcactatcctttctttcctcccccgtccatccttctgtccctctctaaattcttctttcctttcttctctccttccctccctccctcatccagGCTTGAGGTCATACCCAGAGCTTAATTCTGCCACCCAGGACTGGGGCTTCTTCTGTGCATCACTCTCACTCTCCCTGAGGCACAGAGCCCTTAGTCTCTCACTCTCTGGCTTGGTTGGCTGGGCTGTCCAGGGTGCAGGGGCCAGACTAGGGCCACTCAGTACCCTAGCACCAACATGGGTGGGGGAAGTTCTTTGTCACTGCAGGTGATCTCACTGAAGCTCCTCCCTCCTGTACAGCTCCTTTGAATGTCCTTCTGATCATCGTTGATGACCTGCGCCCCTCCCTGGGCTGTTATGGGGACAAGCTTGTAAGGTCCCCAAACATCGACCAGCTGGCATCCCACAGCCTCCTCTTCCAGAATGCCTTTGCCCAGGTATGTCTGGGGACCTCTAGGTGTGGCTGTGTACCTTGTGCCGTGCATTGGGGGATGGGGTCCTTTCAGCTATGGTTAGATGGCACAGATTGTGCCTGGCATCTCTTTATTAGAGGGAAGCATAGTCTGGAAAATGGCGGTAGGGAAAACCTGGTTGTGTGAAGGCAAACAAGCTTGTGCCTTCAAGCTCTGCACAGGTTGTCCCTTGGCTCTAACATGCTCAGGATGGTTCTGCCCCAAAGGGGATTGCCTGAGAGGGGAGGAGTGTTACAGAATGCCACTCTCAGGTCTGCTAATTGACCTCAGGTAAGCAGCATGCAGCTTGCCATGGTGgccctcctccctgggccccctcccagggctgccctcaagacCCTTGCCTGCACTGTGCATCTGTGAGACACCACCACACAGGACACAAGCGTCTGCTGGTTTGAGGGCCCGAGTGCTTTCATGCCTCTTTGTGGGAAGACTTTTTCCTGGCGGCTGGGTGAGGCCGAAATCCCACTTGTTGGCTTTGAGATCTGCATGACTCAGCTGCCAAGCTGTTTTGCTGAGGACTCTTGAGGTTGCCTGGTTACCTTTTAGCATCCAGACTGTATTTGCCTCTGAGGatgtttctttctgcttctgcttcctaACAGCAAGCAGTGTGCGCCCCGAGCCGTGTGTCCTTCCTCACTGGGAGGAGACCAGACACCACCCGCCTGTATGACTTCAATTCCTACTGGAGGGTACATGCTGGAAACTTCTCTACCCTCCCCCAATACTTCAAGGAGAATGGCTACGTGACCATGTCGGTTGGAAAAGTCTTTCATCCTGGTACTGTTTGCTGTCCAAAAtctggggtcttttgtgttttgtgCCCAAGGGCTGGAATTCCTCTCTGGGGGATTGGGCTGTCTTTGCAGAGGCCTTTTTGGGCTGGGTGGACACCTCATTAGGCACTGCTGTTTTTTGTACAAAATACTATTTCTCACCTTAGCTTCATGTTCTCACCAAAAGTGACAAAGGGTAGGAGGACTTTCTTCTTTTGGCAACTAGTCATGGTGCTGTTTGGTTCCTTTGGCTTTTTAGGCAGAAGGACGGCGCTGGCTGGGGAGGTGGCTGTGTTGGGTTCGAGTCCAGCTTGCACCTGGCCATCTGTGCCCCAGGatccttatcagtaaaatgaggcCAGGGTGGCTGTGGGGATTATTCCAATAAACAGGCAGCTGCCCACTGTCTGTGAGTTAGGTCAGCATGCGGAGTGTGAGCCAGTGCTCAAGGCCTGAAGGGTGCCAGGGGCCACTAGTGCTGACTTCCAACACTGCCAAAACGAGAATGccaaatttaaaaacctaaaaattacTGAAGTAAGGCATGATTATTTGAcaaaaagctggggaaaaaagcaaagtttAAACTAAAGGGTATGAATTTCTTGTAATTGCATCACACCTAGGGGGGCTGAATTTTGATGTCCCCTTCTTCCAGGCATATTAGCTGGCCGATTTGAGATTTTCCAGTATAGACAATCTTATGTCGTGAATGTTttaaacagacatttccccaTATGGCTCTCCCTTGTGCAAAGACATTTTTCCCAGCAGCACAGTAGTCTCACACACAGATACGCTATACTTTGGTTCCAAGTTGATTTCAGgtccccccccactccccgccgTCACACATGCTGCTGGGATGAACATCTCTGCAGGTAGAGGGGACTAACGGACACTGGCACCAGGGATCCGGGCTCCCGGGTTCcagtcctagctctgccacttcctagctATGCAGTTGACCTTGGGTAAGCCATtcttcctctctgagcctcacgtTCCTTCTCTGGAAAATGAGTCATAGCTGCTTTGGTTTTAGCGAGGGAACAAGATCTTTGCCTGCAGTCCTTGTGCAAACACGTTTTTCAACTGGGTCTTTGTTCTCAAGACCTTGTGTGTGAGGCAGGGACCTGTTCAGGAGAGACAACAGCCACCACCAATTGATTGCCAGGTACGAGCCAGTTCCCATCTGGCCACTCCTGTAAACCCACCTTGCTTGCTCTCCTTGGCAGCAAGCAAGGTGGgtttttatcatcattatcattatcaacatcatcatcatcatctcctgAGGAGGAACTTGAGGCTTATGGGAGTCATGTAGCTTGCCCAAGGCTACGTGGGTCATACGGGGCAgtgctgagatttgaacccaggcctgtcCACCTCTGGTGCCCTTTCCCCTGTGCTTACTGCGTTGATAGGCCTTCCACCCACTGTCCCCTGTCCCTCCAGTCCTGCCTGGTCTCGTGCTTCCTGTTGGAGCCCCAGTGGTCATGATGCTGGTGATGCTTTCTCCTGTGGTTCTACCTACTCTACCCTCTCTGCTCCTACTCTCTCATCCCCCTAGGTTACACCTCCCCTCAGATCTCGCACAAGCCTCACTGACTCCTCACAGCCCTCACTGCCCCCCTCCCTTGACCCATCACCTCTGTGGCTCCCCCACTTGCACGGCTCTTCTGCTCTCTAGACAACTGGCTATCCTTCCATAGTCtcactgttcttttcttttcctaaatagACTGTAGACTGCTGAGCTTAGGGGTGGGTTTCTGCTTCATGAGTGAGCACTGAACCTGGGGTCCCAAGGCATGGGCTTGGGTGCCGGCTCACTCATCTATGTGGTTGGAACCAGTCAAGGCACCCAccttccctgggcctcccctTCACCACCTGGCCCATGGTGGtgctgctgcctctgctcctTTTTGTAGGGTGGCAGAGAGGCCCCATCGAGGGCTCTGCAGGGCTGCATTGCTGTATGGCCTGGCTgattccccctgccccccaccctgctttgTGAGTGCCTTGCTCAGAGCCTAGAGTTAATTACCAGGGCTTAAGGGCTAGGTCAGATGCTTAGTACCCAAATAGAAACCTAGAGAGTTGGCTTTCAGGGGGATTTCTCATCATCTGCCTAAGCTCCTGattgtatagatgaggaaacaagtcCCAAAGAAGGAAAGTAATACTTCTGTTGTCATTCACAAAGTTTTATTTTGGAGCGGGGAGGGCATTGAAGGGTCCTTCTTCAGATTATAtttaatgactttctttttttcccccttaaggaATATCTTCCAATTATAGTGATGATTCTCCATATAGCTGGTCTATTCCACCTTATCATCCCTCCTCTGAAAAGTATGAGAACACCAAGGTAAGGATGTGAAAAAGGTACTGTTCTGAAGAAGAACTGCTTTTTTCCTGTCAAGCAAATAAAGGTTAACTGTGTATATACCACGTATTCTTTCGAGTTGGTTGTACAGtgaattttgtgggttttgtctGTGATCATGACTTGACAGAGACAGGTGTTGGGAGCTTTAACATTAGATCCATTGGGAGAGGCGGCTTCATTTTAGAAGCTGGTGGGTATGCCTTATTCTAGAACCTTATGCTCTAGTGTGTAAGACTCATGTAATGGCTCCTGGGTGCTTAATCTCTCTGGATGATGCTCTCTGCTGAAGGTTATAGGGGATACCAAGACCCAGAAAGGAGAAGAGTGACCTGTCCTCCAGGAGCCTTGGCCCACATTAGGAGAGAGGCATGCATACATCTGTCTGCCTGGCTCAAGCCTAATGTATTTGATCAGGTGCTGAGACctttgatgggtttttttttttaatttttatttattcatgataggcacacagtgagagagagagagaggcagagacacaagcagagggagaagcaggctccatgcaccgggagcctgacgtgggattcgatcccggatctccaggatcgcgccctgggccaaaggcaggcgccaaaccgctgcgccacccagggatcccatgatggGGGTTTTAAAATTCTAGAGCATCATGGAAAATAAAGGAGTCTACAGGGAACTTCAGTCTTGTTTCAGAGGAACCTCTAATGTAGAAATGAAACTAAACCTCACATTTGAAACATTCAGAAAAGCAGTTGGAAAACTGAGCTAGGCCATTCTCCTTGGAGATTTTGGAGCAAGTGGAGAGGAGCACACATGTAggcagggtggtgggggtgaTTGGTGGGGTGGAGAGGAGTATTCTAAATTCTTGACACCTTTCCATTTCAGAATACAGCAAGAGCTGAGGGCTCTGGCCTCTGGCTTATGGCTTGGGCACCACCAGAATGCAATTGGAAAGCCCTGTCTCAATGCTTTCATTCCCTGAAACCTTCTTGCTAGTTTTTAGTGACTTCACTTACAAATGCTGGCTTCTGTCTTCATCCCCCACAGTTGTCCTCAAAGCAGCAGGTCTGACAGTCCCAGACCCCTGTGAATGCTGGAGATCCTGTGTACCTAGAGGGCGAGCAGGACCTGTGTGGCAGGTGCTGGGCTGTCCTGCCTGAGGGCTTGGTGGCCAAGGCTGGCTGATGAAAAAACCCTCCTTTTTGAGATGGAGCAGTAGCTGCTACTGCCCTTGCATCTTTTTGAGGCTGACAGCATGGTCACAACTGACTTTGGCCTTGTGGGCAACCTGACCACTTTGGGCAGTGAAGCAGTAGGTTCCATCCTGTGCCTGACATAGTTGAGGATCTGGAAATTCCATGGATTGTCACCTTATCCAGTTGAGTGGGACCTTGTCACTCATAAGCCTTAGTTTTtgaaatcaaagatttttttccttttgttaaaaaaatgttttgagataTAGTTTATATACCATAAAGGTCACCCTTTTAATGTGTACAATTccataatttttagtatattcagagttgtgcacaGCCATTGACAAAATCAATTTAAGACcatttccatcactccagaaAGTGCCCTTGCCAgcctctgacaaccactgatctataCTCTTGctgtatggatttgcctattctggacatttcatgtaaatggaatcgtACGGTGTATGACCCTCCGTTTGGCTTCATTcgtaatgtttttgaggttcattcacattgtagcatgtatcagaacttcattactttctttcttaaaatattttatttatttgagagcgagagagtgagagcatgagttCGGTAgacttagattttaatttttcttggtgTCTGCTTAGCTCTGAGATTGCTGGGTTATGTAATAACAGCAtgtttaactgtttgaggaactgccagagtGTTTCCCGTAGCAACTGCACCATTTCCATCCGCAGTGGCCACGTATGATGGTTCCGATTTCTTCCCATCTTCACAACACCTGTCATtgtcagttttaaaaattgtagccATCCTAAAGTGTGTGAAGCAaaacctcactgtggttttgattggcatttctaTGATGAACAGTGACACGAAACATCTTTACATGTGCTTGTTGGCCCTTATATCTGTCTtgtctggagaaatgtctattcaagtcctttgcccattttttaattggcttcttttttattattgagctgGAGACAGATCTGTTTTGATCATTAGTTTGCGTGGGTTTCCTTTAATTAATTATGACCTTGAGACAAAGGATTAGCAGCAAGAAACTAAGAGCTGGTGGTTTTTTGGCCCCTGCCTGGAAAAGAGGAAACGCTTCTCTGCTTTAGTTCTATTTGATGTGTGCCCGACCAGTCAACAGGACAAGGAAATAGAAGGCTGCTGCTGTGAATGCTAAATTCACTGTGTGTGTAACCTTCATGACTTCGATTTCTTGCCTTTAAAGAGCTGACTTTCTATGTTTTGTCTTGAAAGACGTGTAGGGGGCCAGACGGAGAACTTCATGCCAACCTGCTTTGCCCTGTGGACATAGCGGATGTGCCAGAGGGCACCTTGCCTGACAAACAGAGCACTGAGCAAGCCATACGCTTgttggaaaagacaaaaacatcaACCCGTCCTTTCTTCCTGGCTGTTGGGTATCATAAGCCACACATCCCCTTTAGATACCCCAAGGTGAGGAGCTGCCTGAGGGCTGATTGCCCACAGCTATGACGGCTGTGTCATTTGTCAGAGGAGGGGTTGGTGTCGTGTGGCCACATCCTGTCACCTGGTCACCAGGGATGCCTGATGGCACTACTGTACTTAAAGGTGTGAAGATGGGATTCAGAGGTCAAGGCTAGGAAGTAGACTTAGGGCACATAAGAATCTTGTCAGAAAGCGTTGGCTTTCTACCTCCCCACTGGGAGCACACGTTGGGTTGGATGGTGACATTAACATGGAGAAGTGAGTCAGAGCTGGCTGCTGATGGCTGCAGTAAGGGACTGTCTTCGGGGCACAGTTCCAAGGAACATGAAGCCCTCTTCGAGAATTGGCACTCCCCATGAGCCTGGCACATCAGACTCCTTAAACTCAAGGCACTGCATTGTTTGTTGGAACCTTGAATGCTGTGCTTGCATGTCCATCATTTAGAGCAAGTagtctcctctttttaaaaaatctttttcagtTTTCCCCTGTGATGTTTTCCCTGGGCCTGAGCAGCCCATTCTTTTGACTTTGTAAAGACTGCCCCTCATTTGTGACTGGAGTAGAGAGCAAAAGGCACACTCTTTGATGCTTTGATTGGCCCAGGGGATCTCGCCTTCCTGGCCAGATCTATTCCCCTTTGATGGAGTGTGACTCACTGCTGTTCTTGTGTGGACAGGAGTTAACCCAGCAGGCCTGGCTGCTCTCCTTAGCAAGGCCTGCTTCCGAGGTTGGCCTTGGGCTGGCCGCTGGGAACCTGGATCTTGGGAGAGTTCACTGTGCTTCCACAGTGATGAGCGGCTCAGTGTGTCCAAACTGTTTACATACAGCCCTGCTCTCCTGCCTGGAGTCTGCAGGTTTGGTTGGTGCAggcagagggtgcctgggtgagcagccccaggaaacagCCTGGGTGCCGAGGCTTTAATGAGCTTCCATGGCAACAGGGTTTCACACGCGTTGTCGCACAAGTCATCGCTGGAGGAATTAAGCACATCCTGTGTGACTTCACCAGGAGAAGATTCTGGAAGCTTGTGTCTGATTTTCCCTGGACTTCATCCACGTGGCTCTTCCCCTTGCTGATTGCATTTAGTGGCCATGGGTATGACTGTGCCGAGGTCTGTGAGCATTCTTGGGGAGTTGCCAGACCTGAGGGAGGTTTTGGGAACAGGAAACACCCTTCCACCCTTCCTTTTCCAGCTGGAGGAGAGGTAGAAAGCGGGGACAGGAATAGGAGATTGATCTGGATGAAAAAGGAGAGCTGCTGCTGCTTGGTTTATAGGAAACAAGTGGCATGATTTCATTCCCATTGGTATCTTATGAGAGTGACCTTAGGCCTGACCTTCAGATGGGGGAAAGTACCTGGGGAGTGCTCGTGAGCCACTGTGTAAACGTATCACAGGCttagagaaaagacagaaagatCTGTACAGTCCCAGCCTTGTGCCTTTGCCGGAAGAATGACAACCTGGTGTCTTTATGTGCTTTTCCCCCAAGGAATTTCAAAAGCTGTATCCCTTGGAGAACATCACCCTGGCTCCTGACCCCGAGGTCCCTGCTGGCCTCCCTCCCGTGGCCTACAACCCCTGGATGGACATCAGGCAGCGAGAGGACGTCCAGGCCTTGAACCTGAGTGTGCCCTATGGCCCAATTCCTGTGGATTTTCAGGTACCAAGGATATATGTTGGGGAAATCCTGGGCACTTATGGCATGATGTCATTGGTGACACCACTTTTCTCAGTAGACACCACTCCACCCATCGTGTTGTACTAAGAATCTTCTCTGCACTAGGTGTCTTGGGAGGGGCTGGTGCAGGGGGTGGTCTGGAGGAATTCAGGATATGGGAGGTGCTGGTTGGATACAGCCTCCCAATCCGTGTCTCCACTTATGAAGGAGGGCATCTGGAGATTTGGTGATCACTGGATGTGGGCACTGGGGTAGAGAGGAGGCCTGGACAGCCCATCGCGAAGTCGTGGGGAATACTGTTTAATTCATGTGACAGTTCAGCAGCTATAGGGGGATGGGCAGGCTCCTCTGCAGCCCAGAATTTTGGTTTGCTGGCACTTGCATGACCCTTCTGTGGGGAAGCCTACACAGGCACCCGTCACTCTTGGGTGGTGGCTTGGTGATTAGGGCCTTGACACACAGGGAGCTGGGGCACCATTGTGGCCAGTGCCATCCAGCTGTGACATCTGATGTCCCCTTGCCATCATGCGGAGGTGTAGTAGCCATAGAGAATCCTCAGCTGACTCATCACTCACCTTCTCCCCGGAGTACAGGAAACATGCCAATCAATGCTCTTTGCGGAGTATTCTACATGCAGCCCTGCATACTATGAAATATTATGTTATTAATATGTTACTATTGCGAATATTCTAGTAGGCAGCAGTGGAAGATAGAGGGCGGTGTTTTTAAAGGGCGCTTCCTGGACCACTTGCCTCTGAATCCCCGTGAGGGCTTGTTGGAAGCGCAGAGTCCTGGCCCCACTCAGACTTAGGGAATTGGGAGCTGGAAGTGGGGTCTGAGAACTTGAATTCGCAAAAGCACCCCTGGCAATTCTGATGCACACAGAACTTGAAAATACTGCCATAGGGT contains the following coding sequences:
- the IDS gene encoding iduronate 2-sulfatase isoform X2 gives rise to the protein MPPGGWCLLCFGLVLSSVCASTESAAPSNLTTAPLNVLLIIVDDLRPSLGCYGDKLVRSPNIDQLASHSLLFQNAFAQQAVCAPSRVSFLTGRRPDTTRLYDFNSYWRVHAGNFSTLPQYFKENGYVTMSVGKVFHPGISSNYSDDSPYSWSIPPYHPSSEKYENTKTCRGPDGELHANLLCPVDIADVPEGTLPDKQSTEQAIRLLEKTKTSTRPFFLAVGYHKPHIPFRYPKEFQKLYPLENITLAPDPEVPAGLPPVAYNPWMDIRQREDVQALNLSVPYGPIPVDFQRKIRQSYFASISYLDTQVGHLLSALDDLQLANSTIIAFASDHGWALGEHGEWAKYSNFDITTRVPLMFYVPGRTAPLPEAGEKLFPYIDPFNSVQELMEPGLAGLHVPPRCPVPSFHVELCREGQNLMKHFQVEDVEGDPHLRGNPRESIAYSQYPRPADSPQWNSDKPSLKDIKVMGYSIRTIDYRYTVWVGFSPHEFLANFSDVHAGELYFVDSDPLQDHNMYNDSQGKDLLRAFDAIFLANH
- the IDS gene encoding iduronate 2-sulfatase isoform X1, yielding MPPGGWCLLCFGLVLSSVCASTESAAPSNLTTAPLNVLLIIVDDLRPSLGCYGDKLVRSPNIDQLASHSLLFQNAFAQQAVCAPSRVSFLTGRRPDTTRLYDFNSYWRVHAGNFSTLPQYFKENGYVTMSVGKVFHPGISSNYSDDSPYSWSIPPYHPSSEKYENTKTCRGPDGELHANLLCPVDIADVPEGTLPDKQSTEQAIRLLEKTKTSTRPFFLAVGYHKPHIPFRYPKEFQKLYPLENITLAPDPEVPAGLPPVAYNPWMDIRQREDVQALNLSVPYGPIPVDFQRKIRQSYFASISYLDTQVGHLLSALDDLQLANSTIIAFASDHGWALGEHGEWAKYSNFDITTRVPLMFYVPGRTAPLPEAGEKLFPYIDPFNSVQELMEPGRQVTDLVELLSLSPTLAGLAGLHVPPRCPVPSFHVELCREGQNLMKHFQVEDVEGDPHLRGNPRESIAYSQYPRPADSPQWNSDKPSLKDIKVMGYSIRTIDYRYTVWVGFSPHEFLANFSDVHAGELYFVDSDPLQDHNMYNDSQGKDLLRAFDAIFLANH